A genome region from Variovorax paradoxus includes the following:
- a CDS encoding TraB/GumN family protein — MRILRILVAKMRDIDFSAPMRLVQRLPRLSSGLLAGACCVFAFAPAHAACPPSAIASLEKPGTALRNGVDRGVLWRIERDGRTSWLYGTLHVGRGDWVRPGPTIQKALTQSDTLALELDSRDEATAQALARPADPGVLSRVLTSERARRLERQASEACVPPGSLSQLQPILQVTALSGLVARADGLYPEFGVDETLAVSARNNNKPIVALESAAEQLKVLTGGSEAEEAEQVDAALDELESGKLRGQLKEMADVWARSDAARLARYADWCDCVKTPAEQRLMKRLLDDRNPNLADGIERLHASGKGVFAAVGALHMIGAQGLPALMSARGFTVTPVLVDAQAQTAAPIAALPAPSPAPRAAARGGKAVKGQRGQKAAPAAKGGTAGAPAKAAPAAKGGKASAAKAPAKTASKAAAPAAKGKVRR, encoded by the coding sequence TTGCGGATACTCCGGATCCTCGTCGCGAAGATGCGCGACATCGATTTTTCGGCGCCCATGCGCCTCGTGCAGCGGCTGCCGCGCCTGTCCTCCGGACTGCTGGCGGGCGCCTGCTGCGTCTTTGCATTCGCCCCGGCGCATGCCGCCTGCCCGCCCTCGGCCATTGCCAGCCTCGAGAAGCCGGGCACTGCGCTGCGCAACGGCGTCGACCGCGGCGTGCTCTGGCGCATCGAGCGCGACGGGCGCACCTCGTGGCTCTACGGCACGCTGCACGTGGGCCGCGGCGATTGGGTGCGGCCCGGCCCGACCATCCAGAAGGCGCTGACCCAGAGCGACACGCTCGCGCTGGAACTCGACTCGCGCGACGAGGCCACCGCCCAGGCACTGGCCCGGCCGGCCGACCCCGGCGTGCTGTCGCGCGTGCTCACCAGCGAGCGCGCCCGCCGGCTCGAGAGGCAGGCGTCGGAGGCCTGCGTGCCGCCGGGCAGCCTGTCGCAGCTGCAGCCGATCCTGCAGGTGACCGCGCTGTCCGGCCTGGTTGCGCGCGCCGACGGGCTCTACCCCGAGTTCGGCGTGGACGAGACCCTGGCCGTCTCGGCACGCAACAACAACAAGCCCATCGTCGCACTCGAGAGCGCCGCCGAGCAGCTCAAGGTGCTCACCGGTGGCTCCGAGGCGGAGGAGGCCGAGCAGGTCGATGCCGCGCTCGACGAACTCGAGTCGGGCAAGCTGCGCGGCCAACTCAAGGAAATGGCCGACGTCTGGGCGCGCAGCGATGCCGCGCGCCTGGCGCGCTACGCCGACTGGTGCGACTGCGTGAAGACGCCGGCCGAGCAGCGCCTCATGAAGCGCCTGCTCGACGACCGCAATCCGAACCTCGCCGACGGCATCGAGCGTCTGCACGCCAGCGGCAAGGGGGTGTTCGCCGCGGTCGGCGCGCTGCACATGATCGGCGCGCAGGGACTCCCGGCGCTGATGTCGGCGCGCGGCTTCACCGTGACGCCGGTGCTGGTCGATGCGCAGGCGCAGACGGCGGCGCCCATAGCGGCCTTGCCCGCGCCGTCGCCGGCACCCAGGGCGGCCGCGCGCGGCGGCAAGGCCGTGAAGGGACAGCGCGGGCAGAAGGCCGCGCCGGCGGCCAAGGGCGGAACGGCAGGCGCGCCGGCCAAGGCCGCGCCCGCCGCCAAGGGCGGGAAGGCGAGCGCCGCAAAGGCCCCGGCCAAGACCGCATCCAAGGCCGCGGCCCCTGCCGCCAAGGGCAAAGTGCGCAGATAA
- a CDS encoding helix-turn-helix transcriptional regulator — protein sequence MRRWRLHPADTALAAAVVGDVLSGVGTARLAASYLKAMQRVMPVTFCTVFSVSAAGRIETVSAASSYGSTAERTSERYVAQRFDQLDPNMAWLAARKLPKRPQLWLGHQRADEVADPAYRAACYGDVGIRERASVLLLLPTGQRVAVSFYRSLAQPEFDAADFARIEAHATLLADATAAHGRSAVAVREAVEPGLGSRLLALSLREREVIGHLMAGRTAKEAAREIGVELTTVRTHQYRAFRRLGIRSQKELLRGAPSAPPTSPTSPTSPTSPTSPTSPEGSAQSPEASSS from the coding sequence ATGAGACGCTGGCGCCTCCATCCTGCCGACACCGCACTGGCCGCCGCCGTGGTCGGCGACGTGCTGTCCGGCGTGGGCACCGCGCGCCTGGCGGCGAGCTACCTGAAGGCGATGCAGCGCGTGATGCCCGTCACCTTCTGCACCGTGTTCTCGGTCAGCGCGGCCGGGCGCATCGAGACGGTATCGGCCGCAAGCAGCTACGGCAGCACGGCCGAGCGCACGTCCGAGCGCTACGTGGCGCAGCGCTTCGACCAGCTCGACCCCAACATGGCGTGGCTGGCGGCGCGCAAGCTCCCCAAGCGCCCGCAGCTGTGGCTGGGCCACCAGCGCGCCGACGAGGTGGCCGACCCCGCGTACCGCGCCGCCTGCTACGGCGACGTGGGCATCCGCGAGCGCGCCTCGGTGCTGTTGCTCCTGCCCACGGGCCAGCGCGTGGCGGTGAGCTTCTACCGGAGCCTGGCGCAGCCCGAGTTCGATGCGGCCGATTTCGCGCGCATCGAGGCGCACGCCACCCTGCTGGCCGACGCCACCGCGGCGCACGGCCGCAGCGCGGTCGCGGTGCGCGAGGCCGTCGAGCCGGGGCTGGGCTCGCGGCTGCTGGCGCTGAGCCTGCGCGAGCGCGAGGTCATCGGGCACCTGATGGCAGGCCGCACGGCGAAGGAAGCCGCGCGCGAGATCGGCGTCGAGCTCACGACGGTGCGCACGCATCAGTACCGGGCGTTCCGGCGGCTGGGAATCCGGTCGCAGAAGGAACTGCTGCGGGGCGCGCCTTCCGCACCGCCCACTTCGCCAACTTCGCCAACTTCGCCAACTTCGCCAACTTCGCCCACGTCGCCGGAAGGCTCGGCTCAGTCGCCCGAGGCTTCCTCTTCCTGA
- a CDS encoding FAD-dependent monooxygenase, translated as MTIPPAAAPGDAASGPVPPPASATELPPSVGAFHYTRYKPWTPPLEHGEGEGVGMEPGRHPVVIAGGGPVGMALALGLANHGVRCVILEADDTVCVGSRAACISRRSLEIMERLGVLPDFMAKGLPWSVGRSFYKTAEVFRFEMPTDAQQKLPPMINLEQYYAEHYLLEEIFRRNEQTPGLIDIRWGTELTALAQDGEGVTLDVRNAGGAYRLHGQWLAACDGGQSFVRKALGLALEGTGYEGRYVIIDIELKSGHPTERRAWFDPPWNPGSTVLMHRQPDDIWRIDYQLRPGQDTEEALQPPAVAEFVQRHLDAIGEGHLPWKTVWTSVYRAGAMTLDSYRHGRVVFAGNAAHAMPIFGVRGLNSGFDDADNLAWKLAFVAKGLSGAALLDAYSQERIAAFHVNAENAMRSTEFMSPPSRGFDLLREAALSLSETHRGIAQLINPRQTQAVRYAGSPLSTEGEALPGGPLPGEVMPEQPLARGHLTDLIAPTFTLLVLRPEVALPPAADVASARQGALPFAVRTIAGPGFDDADAHASPAVFEELGAGDGAVYLLRPDGHVAARWHRLAPGALQPALARAAAQELSA; from the coding sequence ATGACGATCCCTCCCGCCGCCGCTCCCGGCGATGCCGCCAGCGGTCCCGTGCCGCCGCCGGCCAGTGCCACCGAACTGCCGCCCTCCGTCGGCGCCTTCCACTACACGCGCTACAAGCCCTGGACGCCGCCGCTCGAACACGGCGAAGGCGAGGGCGTCGGCATGGAGCCCGGCCGCCACCCGGTGGTGATCGCGGGCGGCGGCCCGGTCGGCATGGCGCTCGCGCTGGGGCTCGCGAACCACGGCGTGCGCTGCGTCATCCTGGAAGCCGACGACACCGTGTGCGTCGGCAGCCGCGCGGCGTGCATCTCGCGGCGCAGCCTGGAGATCATGGAGCGCCTGGGCGTGCTGCCGGACTTCATGGCCAAGGGTCTGCCGTGGAGCGTGGGCCGCAGCTTCTACAAAACGGCCGAGGTGTTCCGCTTCGAGATGCCGACCGATGCGCAGCAGAAGCTGCCGCCGATGATCAATCTCGAGCAGTACTACGCCGAGCACTACCTGCTCGAGGAAATCTTCCGCCGCAACGAGCAGACGCCCGGCCTCATCGACATCCGCTGGGGCACCGAACTCACTGCGCTCGCGCAGGACGGCGAGGGCGTGACGCTCGACGTGCGCAACGCCGGGGGCGCCTACCGGCTCCACGGCCAGTGGCTCGCCGCCTGCGACGGCGGCCAGAGCTTCGTGCGCAAGGCGCTGGGTCTCGCGCTCGAGGGCACGGGCTACGAGGGCCGCTACGTGATCATCGACATCGAGCTGAAAAGCGGGCACCCGACCGAGCGCCGCGCCTGGTTCGACCCGCCGTGGAACCCCGGCTCCACGGTGCTGATGCATCGCCAGCCCGACGACATCTGGCGCATCGACTACCAGCTGCGCCCCGGCCAGGACACCGAGGAGGCACTGCAGCCGCCGGCCGTGGCCGAGTTCGTGCAGCGCCACCTCGACGCCATCGGCGAAGGCCATCTGCCTTGGAAGACGGTGTGGACCTCGGTGTACCGCGCGGGCGCGATGACGCTCGACAGCTACCGCCACGGCCGCGTGGTGTTCGCGGGCAACGCGGCACACGCGATGCCGATCTTCGGCGTGCGCGGGCTCAACTCGGGCTTCGACGATGCCGACAACCTCGCGTGGAAACTGGCCTTCGTCGCCAAGGGCCTGTCGGGCGCGGCGCTGCTCGACGCGTACTCCCAGGAGCGCATCGCGGCCTTCCATGTGAACGCCGAGAACGCGATGCGCAGCACCGAGTTCATGTCGCCGCCGTCGCGCGGCTTCGACCTGCTGCGCGAAGCCGCGCTGTCGTTGTCGGAGACGCACCGCGGCATCGCGCAGCTGATCAACCCGCGCCAGACGCAGGCCGTGCGCTATGCCGGTTCGCCGCTCTCGACCGAGGGCGAAGCGCTGCCCGGCGGCCCGCTGCCGGGCGAAGTGATGCCCGAGCAGCCACTCGCGCGCGGCCACCTCACCGATCTCATCGCGCCGACCTTCACGCTGCTGGTGCTGCGGCCCGAAGTGGCGTTGCCGCCGGCGGCCGACGTCGCCTCGGCGCGGCAAGGCGCATTGCCTTTTGCCGTGCGCACCATCGCCGGCCCTGGCTTCGACGACGCCGACGCGCATGCATCGCCCGCGGTGTTCGAGGAGCTCGGCGCGGGCGATGGCGCGGTGTACCTGCTGCGCCCCGACGGCCACGTGGCCGCGCGCTGGCACCGCCTCGCACCCGGCGCCCTGCAACCCGCGCTGGCCCGCGCCGCCGCACAGGAGCTTTCCGCATGA
- a CDS encoding copper chaperone PCu(A)C produces the protein MTKKNPLATLKTIAACAMLTGVSAALAHVTLPPGGATVGSDYDAAFRVGHACQGAKATTGLAVRLPKGFVLSDAQARKGWKLDVKKGEKNADGEVRWTAETPDSALPNSERAEFVLRGKVPATPGTLWFKVLQTCDTGVADWAEVPASGNSTAGLKSPAAKLDVVAQGVATVDVRDGWVRQSVAGQSGTGAFMKLTAPTGTKLVGVSTPAAGNAEVHEMKMEGDVMKMRELAGGLDLPAGQTVELKPGGFHVMMTDLKGALAKGATVPMTLRFEDSKGVKTALDVTLPVGAPEGADAAAAAHQHKH, from the coding sequence ATGACGAAGAAGAATCCGCTGGCTACGCTGAAGACCATCGCCGCATGCGCGATGCTGACGGGCGTGAGCGCCGCTCTTGCCCACGTGACGCTGCCGCCGGGCGGCGCCACCGTGGGCAGCGATTACGACGCGGCCTTCCGCGTTGGCCACGCCTGCCAGGGCGCCAAGGCCACCACCGGACTGGCCGTGCGCCTGCCCAAGGGCTTCGTGCTGAGCGACGCGCAGGCGCGCAAGGGCTGGAAGCTCGATGTGAAGAAGGGCGAGAAGAACGCCGACGGCGAGGTCCGCTGGACCGCCGAGACCCCCGACAGCGCCCTGCCCAACAGCGAGCGCGCCGAGTTCGTGCTGCGCGGCAAGGTGCCCGCGACACCTGGCACCCTGTGGTTCAAGGTGCTGCAGACCTGCGACACCGGCGTGGCCGACTGGGCCGAAGTGCCGGCGTCGGGCAATTCCACCGCCGGCCTGAAGAGCCCGGCCGCAAAGCTCGACGTGGTGGCGCAGGGCGTGGCCACGGTCGACGTGCGCGACGGCTGGGTCCGCCAGTCGGTGGCGGGCCAGAGCGGCACCGGCGCCTTCATGAAGCTGACTGCGCCCACCGGCACGAAGCTGGTGGGCGTCTCGACGCCCGCCGCCGGCAACGCCGAGGTGCACGAGATGAAGATGGAAGGCGACGTCATGAAGATGCGCGAACTCGCAGGCGGGCTCGACCTGCCCGCGGGCCAGACGGTGGAACTCAAGCCCGGCGGCTTCCACGTGATGATGACGGACCTGAAGGGTGCGCTGGCCAAGGGCGCCACCGTGCCGATGACGCTGAGGTTCGAGGACTCCAAGGGTGTGAAGACGGCGCTGGACGTGACGCTGCCCGTGGGCGCGCCCGAAGGTGCCGATGCCGCCGCAGCGGCGCATCAGCACAAGCACTGA
- a CDS encoding DUF2946 family protein: MHLQRLPTRLVGLLGRWVLLWFVLSLGVAVASPLVHPQAMELVCSSAGSIKVVVHTEDGAQEMGASHMDCPLCVLTGAPPPAMATPAFDLPLPLGRVVQAIPAARLAAATAAPLPARGPPTLS; encoded by the coding sequence ATGCACCTGCAGCGCCTGCCCACCCGCCTCGTCGGCCTTCTCGGCCGCTGGGTGCTGCTGTGGTTCGTGCTGTCGCTGGGCGTAGCGGTGGCGTCGCCGCTGGTGCATCCGCAGGCGATGGAGCTGGTGTGCTCCAGCGCCGGCTCCATCAAGGTGGTGGTCCACACCGAGGACGGCGCCCAGGAAATGGGCGCCTCCCACATGGACTGCCCGCTGTGCGTGCTGACCGGCGCCCCGCCGCCGGCCATGGCGACGCCCGCTTTCGATCTTCCCTTGCCGCTGGGCCGCGTGGTCCAGGCGATTCCTGCCGCGCGACTGGCCGCGGCCACCGCCGCGCCGCTGCCGGCGCGCGGGCCCCCGACCCTCTCCTGA
- a CDS encoding toxin-antitoxin system YwqK family antitoxin, with amino-acid sequence MSPRRAPFCRPAALPGKPGRLLRAAFAALVPLLGAAAAHAQLDCDLNGRSVNPANGATTAGKTGLLRCKDRASGELQREEQLQNGVFMGLVRIYEKGKLAKEHSVNAKGNIQGRAREFSPTGRVLREANYDDGQERGLVRSFYPDGKLRRVIFYPDTGSNSERASAEFTERGQLSALRCADAPTLSPAVDDARLCGFSGTGPSQVDLFDAQGSLRSRLSYVSGKRTRLQNFYDNGKTAMLDETVGNQRTEQNYSSEGVKRRETAYLLVERASVRVREQAFSEKGTLVRDQRWNSAGEPIVDDSYYLNGQPSSKSAYSGSGDTRTVEITEFYDTGERAALGRYQVVGRGRQIPIGTHQRFSEKGSLLAESSFDAKGRVTRERAWDESGELQRDDEVFEDGSRKAR; translated from the coding sequence GTGAGCCCGCGCCGCGCCCCTTTCTGCAGACCCGCGGCGCTCCCGGGCAAGCCGGGGCGACTGCTGCGGGCCGCATTCGCAGCACTGGTGCCGCTGCTGGGCGCCGCCGCAGCCCACGCGCAGCTCGACTGCGACCTCAACGGCCGCAGCGTGAACCCCGCCAACGGCGCCACCACCGCCGGCAAGACGGGCCTGCTGCGCTGCAAGGACCGCGCGAGCGGCGAGCTGCAGCGCGAGGAGCAGCTGCAGAACGGCGTATTCATGGGCCTCGTGCGCATCTACGAAAAGGGCAAGCTGGCCAAGGAGCACAGCGTCAACGCCAAGGGCAACATCCAGGGCCGTGCGCGCGAGTTCTCGCCCACCGGCCGCGTGCTGCGCGAGGCCAACTACGACGACGGCCAGGAGCGCGGCCTGGTGCGCAGCTTCTACCCCGACGGCAAGCTGCGGCGCGTCATCTTCTATCCCGACACCGGCAGCAACAGCGAGCGCGCATCGGCCGAGTTCACCGAGCGCGGCCAGCTGTCGGCGCTGCGCTGCGCCGACGCGCCCACGCTGTCGCCCGCGGTCGACGACGCCAGGCTCTGTGGCTTCTCGGGCACCGGCCCGTCGCAGGTCGACCTCTTCGACGCGCAAGGCAGCCTGCGTTCACGGCTGTCGTACGTGTCGGGCAAGCGAACCCGTCTGCAGAATTTCTACGACAACGGCAAGACGGCCATGCTCGACGAGACGGTGGGCAACCAGCGCACCGAGCAGAACTACTCGTCCGAAGGCGTGAAGCGCCGCGAGACGGCTTATCTGCTGGTGGAGCGCGCCAGCGTGCGCGTTCGCGAACAGGCGTTCTCCGAGAAAGGCACGCTGGTGCGCGACCAGCGCTGGAACAGCGCGGGCGAGCCGATCGTCGACGACAGCTACTACCTCAACGGCCAGCCGAGCAGCAAGTCGGCGTACAGCGGCAGCGGCGACACCCGCACCGTCGAGATCACCGAGTTCTACGACACCGGCGAGCGCGCCGCGCTGGGCCGCTATCAGGTGGTGGGCCGCGGCCGGCAGATTCCGATCGGCACGCACCAGCGCTTCAGCGAGAAGGGCTCGCTGCTGGCCGAGTCCAGCTTCGACGCCAAGGGCCGAGTCACGCGCGAGCGCGCCTGGGACGAGAGCGGCGAGTTGCAGCGCGACGACGAGGTCTTCGAGGACGGGTCGCGCAAGGCTAGGTAG
- a CDS encoding VOC family protein → MQSIFHLAFHVRDLDGARHFYGGVLGCAEGRSTDTWVDFDFFGHQISLHLGEPFATTRTGRVGDALVPMPHFGLALALPDWQALAARLEAAGTEFVLKPHVRFEGQPGEQWTMFFCDPFGNPIEVKGFRSLDTLYDK, encoded by the coding sequence ATGCAGAGCATCTTCCATCTTGCCTTTCACGTTCGCGACCTCGACGGCGCCCGCCATTTCTACGGCGGCGTGCTCGGTTGCGCCGAGGGCCGCAGCACCGACACCTGGGTCGATTTCGATTTCTTCGGCCACCAGATCTCGCTTCACCTCGGTGAGCCCTTCGCCACCACCCGCACCGGCCGCGTGGGCGACGCACTGGTGCCCATGCCGCATTTCGGCCTGGCGCTCGCGCTGCCCGACTGGCAGGCACTGGCCGCACGGCTGGAGGCGGCAGGCACCGAGTTCGTGCTGAAGCCGCACGTGCGCTTCGAAGGCCAGCCGGGCGAGCAATGGACGATGTTCTTCTGCGACCCGTTCGGCAATCCGATCGAGGTCAAGGGCTTCCGTTCCCTCGACACGCTTTACGACAAGTGA
- a CDS encoding Bug family tripartite tricarboxylate transporter substrate binding protein: MDRRTLLATLASGAAVAASPFAHAQEYPQQLIRWVVPYPAGGGTDVIARVLAESMRQTLGQQIVVDNRPGASTNIGADLVAKSKPDGYTILSADNAVLAFNEHLFSKLPFNPEKDFTYIGAIGKFPLALVVHPDFPAKTFKEFLAYVKANPGKVNYASPGNGSPHHLAMEMFKVRTGTFITHIPYRGAAPAMADVMGGQVPCMFLDLASGLSIMQSNKVRVLAIGSGARSKLLPNVPTLAEVGVPNTEVFAFQGILGPAGLPAAVVNKLNGDLNKAFGTPAVQKRFEDFGMEAMPGTPAQFAALSRAESNRWGPIIKQAGIKLD; encoded by the coding sequence ATGGATCGCCGCACCCTTCTCGCCACGCTCGCCTCCGGCGCCGCCGTGGCCGCATCGCCCTTCGCCCACGCGCAGGAATACCCCCAGCAGCTCATCAGGTGGGTCGTGCCGTATCCGGCGGGCGGCGGCACCGACGTGATCGCGCGCGTGCTGGCCGAATCGATGCGCCAGACGCTGGGCCAGCAGATCGTGGTGGACAACCGCCCCGGCGCCTCGACCAACATCGGCGCCGACCTGGTCGCCAAGAGCAAGCCCGACGGCTACACGATCCTGTCGGCCGACAACGCCGTGCTGGCCTTCAACGAGCACCTGTTCAGCAAGCTGCCGTTCAACCCCGAGAAAGACTTCACCTACATCGGCGCGATCGGCAAGTTCCCGCTGGCGCTGGTCGTGCATCCCGACTTCCCGGCCAAGACCTTCAAGGAGTTCCTGGCCTACGTGAAGGCGAACCCCGGCAAGGTCAACTACGCATCGCCCGGCAACGGTTCGCCGCACCACCTGGCCATGGAGATGTTCAAGGTGCGCACCGGCACCTTCATCACCCACATCCCGTACCGCGGCGCGGCGCCGGCCATGGCCGACGTGATGGGCGGACAGGTGCCCTGCATGTTCCTCGACCTGGCTTCCGGTCTGTCGATCATGCAGAGCAACAAGGTGCGCGTGCTGGCCATCGGCTCGGGCGCGCGCAGCAAGCTGCTGCCCAACGTCCCGACGCTCGCCGAGGTCGGCGTGCCCAACACCGAGGTGTTCGCCTTCCAGGGCATCCTCGGCCCGGCCGGCCTGCCTGCCGCGGTGGTGAACAAGCTCAACGGCGACCTGAACAAGGCCTTCGGCACGCCCGCCGTGCAGAAGCGCTTCGAGGATTTCGGCATGGAAGCCATGCCCGGCACGCCGGCCCAGTTCGCCGCCCTGTCGCGCGCCGAGTCGAACCGCTGGGGACCCATCATCAAGCAGGCCGGAATCAAGCTCGACTGA
- a CDS encoding TonB-dependent receptor: MAFPLGAPALAQQQATSAEAPAEAAESVTGGRALGTVTVTGGRPTSLPAQIPTTIEGVTHDQIVETVNATDSEDALKYLPSLVVRKRYIGDFNHAVLATRASGTGNSARSMVFADGIMLSNPLGNGATYAPRWGMVSPEEIERVDVLYGPFSAAYPGNSVGAVVDYVTRMPTQLEAHVKLSGFASNFDLYNSHSSPAGQQLDLSLGSRSGDWSWWLSASRTHSKGQALVFGNRLVSAGTIGNAGTPVTGAAPGLNPSNQPWWLVGGSTIYDTTQEQAKLKVAYDFSPTVRATYTLGAWNNTTHGGVDTYLRDPLGRPVYGGRVNIAGRTYNLDSPSAALAPTETALTHYMHGLSVKSHTGGVFDWEVAASLFDYARDTSRTPTTPLPAAFGGGPGRTTDMGGSGWNTFKAAGTWRPTGSADGVGAHVVDFGFQQDTARLRTNVGNTLDWIGGPPVTPFSAFNGNTRLQSLYVQDTWRFAKDWKTTLGLRHERWEAYGGQLGNANTLLDFAPRRNSYDSPKAAVAWQATSDWLLKASTGRAVRMPTVTELYQGSIDGNRIVNTNPNLRPERSWTTELSAERDLKGWGLDGVLRTTLFFENTKDALYSQALNNLVSTVQNVDAIRTRGLEVALNAVDVGVKGFDLSGSLTLTRSKIAANSGFPASVGHDQPRVPRVRASLLATYRPDAKWSYTVGARYSGKQYGTLDSSDPNGFAYMGFSKFFVVDARIRYRIDRQWSASFGIDNLNNNRYWAFHPYPQRTYVAELKFDL, translated from the coding sequence ATGGCATTTCCCCTTGGCGCACCTGCGCTGGCGCAGCAGCAGGCCACTTCCGCCGAAGCCCCGGCCGAAGCCGCTGAAAGCGTGACCGGCGGCCGCGCGCTCGGCACCGTCACCGTGACCGGCGGGCGCCCGACCTCGCTGCCCGCGCAGATCCCGACCACCATCGAAGGCGTGACGCACGACCAGATCGTGGAAACCGTCAACGCGACCGACAGCGAAGACGCGCTCAAGTACCTGCCGAGCCTGGTGGTGCGCAAGCGCTACATCGGCGACTTCAACCACGCGGTGCTCGCCACGCGCGCATCGGGCACGGGCAACAGCGCGCGCTCGATGGTGTTCGCCGACGGGATCATGCTGTCCAACCCGCTGGGCAACGGCGCCACCTACGCGCCGCGCTGGGGCATGGTGTCGCCCGAGGAGATCGAACGCGTCGACGTGCTGTACGGGCCGTTCTCGGCCGCCTACCCCGGCAACTCGGTGGGCGCGGTGGTCGACTACGTCACGCGCATGCCCACGCAGCTCGAGGCGCACGTCAAGCTCAGCGGCTTCGCGTCGAACTTCGACCTGTACAACAGCCATTCCTCGCCAGCCGGCCAGCAGCTCGACCTGTCGCTGGGCAGCCGCAGCGGCGACTGGTCGTGGTGGCTCAGCGCCTCGCGCACCCACAGCAAGGGACAGGCGCTGGTGTTCGGCAACCGGCTGGTGAGCGCCGGAACCATCGGCAATGCGGGCACGCCCGTCACCGGCGCGGCGCCGGGGCTCAACCCGTCGAACCAGCCGTGGTGGCTGGTGGGCGGGTCGACCATCTACGACACCACCCAGGAGCAGGCCAAGCTCAAGGTGGCGTACGACTTCTCGCCCACCGTGCGCGCCACCTACACGCTGGGCGCCTGGAACAACACCACGCACGGCGGCGTCGACACCTACCTGCGCGACCCGCTCGGCCGGCCGGTGTACGGCGGGCGCGTGAACATCGCCGGGCGCACGTACAACCTCGATTCGCCGAGCGCAGCGCTCGCGCCGACCGAGACCGCGCTCACCCACTACATGCACGGCCTCTCGGTGAAGAGCCACACCGGCGGCGTGTTCGACTGGGAAGTGGCGGCCAGCCTGTTCGACTACGCGCGCGACACCTCGCGCACGCCCACCACGCCGCTGCCCGCCGCCTTCGGCGGCGGCCCGGGCCGCACGACCGACATGGGCGGCTCCGGCTGGAACACCTTCAAGGCCGCCGGCACCTGGCGGCCGACCGGCTCCGCCGACGGCGTGGGCGCGCACGTGGTCGACTTCGGCTTCCAGCAGGACACCGCGCGCCTGCGCACGAACGTCGGCAACACGCTCGACTGGATCGGCGGGCCGCCCGTCACGCCGTTCTCGGCCTTCAACGGCAACACCCGGCTGCAGTCGCTCTACGTGCAGGACACCTGGCGCTTCGCGAAGGACTGGAAGACCACGCTCGGCCTGCGCCACGAGCGCTGGGAAGCCTACGGCGGCCAGCTCGGCAACGCGAACACGCTGCTGGACTTCGCACCGCGCAGGAACAGCTACGACTCGCCGAAGGCCGCCGTCGCCTGGCAGGCCACGTCCGACTGGCTGCTGAAGGCCTCGACCGGCCGCGCGGTGCGCATGCCGACCGTGACCGAGCTCTACCAGGGCTCGATCGACGGCAACCGCATCGTCAACACCAACCCGAACCTGCGCCCCGAGCGCTCGTGGACCACCGAGCTCAGCGCCGAACGCGACCTGAAGGGCTGGGGGCTCGACGGCGTGCTGCGCACCACCTTGTTCTTCGAGAACACCAAGGACGCGCTGTACAGCCAGGCCCTGAACAACCTCGTGAGCACCGTGCAGAACGTAGACGCCATCCGCACCCGCGGGCTCGAGGTGGCCCTGAATGCGGTCGACGTGGGCGTGAAGGGCTTCGACCTGAGCGGCAGCCTCACGCTGACCCGATCGAAGATCGCGGCCAACAGCGGCTTTCCGGCCAGCGTCGGCCACGACCAGCCGCGCGTGCCGCGGGTGCGCGCGTCGCTGCTCGCCACCTACCGGCCCGACGCGAAGTGGAGCTACACCGTCGGCGCGCGCTACAGCGGCAAGCAGTACGGCACGCTCGACAGCAGCGACCCGAACGGCTTCGCCTACATGGGCTTCTCGAAGTTCTTCGTGGTCGACGCGCGCATCCGCTACCGGATCGACCGGCAGTGGAGCGCCTCCTTCGGCATCGACAACCTGAACAACAACAGGTACTGGGCCTTCCACCCGTATCCGCAGCGCACCTACGTGGCCGAACTCAAGTTCGACCTTTGA